The genomic segment TCAGCTCACACAGGTCCCCGGCCTTCTCAGGGGTCAGACGGCTCGTTGGCCCCGGGGCTGGGAGGCAGGTCCTGGGCTGTCCAGTGGTTCTGACCTCTCGCCGGCTGTCACATCCCCTGCCCACGTCTCCCTCCTGACCTGCCACCTGCCTGCTGTTCGGGGCTTGTTAGGATCGTGCGTGAAGGGAGAGCATGTCCCCTGAGGCGGGAGTTACCGTTCCCCGCGGGGGGGCACCTGGGAAGAGCGGCGTGACCCTCCTCCCCTTGGTCGGCCTCGAAGATGCAGGATCGATCGCTCCAgccaccccccccaaccccagggtCCCTGCcgtctgcccctccccctgggcGCGGCCACTTGTTTTAGTCTCTCTGCAGTTTAGGACGTTGAAGGTTTAAATGTTGGCCACGCACGTGCACCGTCCACCGTCTGCGGAAGGCGGATGGTGAGAACGGCTGTTTGAGCCCTGCCCCGGGCCCCGGACGTGCCCTGAGAtgcccacctgcccacctgcccccaccGCAGCCCCTGCAGGTCCCTCATCCTTTCGTTCGGGAAAGCAGAGGATGCTGGTCTTAGGGCAGTGGTGGGAACTGGCCTTTGTTACGGTCCCCTAAGCGCTGGGCCCTGTCCTCACAGCCCCTCTGAGTGGATTTTGGAGGCCATTCACTTTCACACCCAGAGGCCTCTGCACTCTCTCAGCCCCTTGTGGGGATGTCCTGTCATTCGCTCAGCAGGCCCCACCAGTGGACGAGCAGCTGATGCCACCCTTTGCCCCATAAACAGCCCTAAAGTAAACGTCTTCATCCTGCTTATCTGCACACGGCCAGGATCTGCTTCTGGACCCCGGAACCTCCGGTCACCGGACCGTGTGGCTGTGACTGGTGGAGCTGGCAGGGAGGCCCAGGGCCCCACATCCCGAAGCTGACTGGCTGGTGGCTTGAGCGCGACCCTTGACCCCTGGGTGCTGCAGGAGTCCCTGAGCCGCCCCAGCCGTGCATCCACGAGGCCCCTGGGGCTCCTGCTTCAGCCGGGCTGAGCAGCGGCTCGGGAGGCTGTGCGGGGTCTTCCGGAGAGAGCATGCTGTCATGCTGTTGTGCTGCGGGCAGGGGCCGTCCTGTTCTGTGTTCTGTCTGCCGCGTCCTCGGGGGACACAGAGCCACAAGCCCCCCCTCAGGGCCCCAGAATGTTCCCGCGGTGGGGGAAGCGTGGCGATTAGCACAGAACATGGTATTTTGACCCAGGCTGTACTCGGTGAGGAGAGACTGTCCCCAGGCGCAGGGCTCTGCGAGGGGATTGTGTTTCCATCAGGACGCAGCCTTTTTGTGTTTCTCAGCTgccgggcggggtggggggcggtgaggACGTCACAGCCTCTGGGAGCTGTGTGGCTGTGAGCAGGACGCGCACCTCCCAGCCCTGAGACCCGGCAGAACAGCATGGCTTCTGCCCGGGAAAGGGGTGGGTTGTCTCGGCTGTGGCTCCAACGAGTGCGCAGTGGGTCTGGGAGGCGGCGGGCGGCCGGAGGACACGGGGACCGCCGCGCTGTCTCGGCAGCTGTTGTGGGAACCCGCTAGATTCCAGAGTAAAAGGCCAGGCTGCCGTCACTGCGGAGGGCTGGGCCCGGTGCTGGGTCCGGGAGACTTCTGGACGGATGTCCCAGATCGGGCGTGTGCGCGGCCTGTGGCACCTGTGCGTCCCGCCCATCTTCAAGGCCTGCATCCACACATTTGGCCGCTGGCCGCGGGTATCCGGGCCGCTGGGGGCCGCGGGCGAGATGACCCCCCAGCCCTCTCCACGCCGCTCTGCTCCTCCGCCGTGGGGCGCCCCTCCGCGCGGCCCCTGGCCTCGTACCTGCTCCCTGCCGGTGCAGCAGCCCTCGAGCCTGGTCTGTGGGCGGCGGGTCCTGATCAGCCGGGCTTCCTGCGAGGAGCAGGTGGTGCCGGTGGGCCCTGGCCGCCGGGGGTTCCTTGTTCGACCCCAGTGATCCCACAGGCATCTGGGGTTTCGGATTTCCTCTCTCTGGCTCCTTCGTTCCGCCGGCTCCTCCCCCATTCGCTTTGTCACCTGCAGTGTCCCTCCCTGCGCCTCTGGTGCTTTCTGGTGAACCCTGGCCcactccgccccccaccccccaccccccaggccggCACGTGGCCTGGCCGGCTGTACGGGATTCTGCTGGTCTGGTCCGGACAGCACCCTGGGGCGTTGCAGGCCACATGTTCCTGCTGGAGGACCCATCTCTCTGTGCTCTGTGTGGGTCTCCTTTTCAGCCCTCAGGCCTCGAGTGAGGGTCACCTGCCAGAGAGGCCTCCCCACGGCCCTACCCCAATTTATTCTTCCTCCCAGCACCCTTCTCTGGCGATCACATCCCCAGTACATCTGCCCCGCACTGGAGGCCCCGAGGGCAGAGGCCACGCTGGCCTGGTCTCCTCGGTACCCATTGGCTGCCGGGGTCGGGGGGGCAGGCCTGCAGCGCGGGGagactggcctggcctggccgcGGCTGCTCTGTAAATACCTCCCCCGGGTGCCCCCTCGGTGCTGGATTAATTGTCCTGAACCTCTGCCCCAGGAGGCCGTGCCTGGCCCCCAGCACCTGGAGCAGGGGGGTGCTCAGCTCCGGTCCTGGAGAAACCACGGCCCCCCAGCCTCAACGGGCCGCCGGGCTCAGTCCTGAAGGTCATGTAGACTTGTGCAGaggcccagcccctggccacctCGTTTCTGTCCTTTAAAAGGAGAGGAAACCAAATGGAGCCCAGTGGACAGGGCCCAGGTCGGCGTGCGGCAAAGTGAATGATCCCAGCTCAGCGCTGAGTTCAGCGGCTGTGAGGACACCAAGCATGTTTGTCGGCACAGAAGCTCAGCAATTATCAGGAGCTCGCTGGGACTTGGTGGTGGCCTCCAGGTCATAAGCCATGGGCCACAGGCGGGGTCAGCCCTCCCCTGGAATGGCAGCCCCTCTTCCCCTCTTACTAGCTGAGACCCTGGAGTGACAAGCGTGCCTGTTGATTCCCACCCCGCCTGGGGTGAACGGTGGGGTCGCCCCCTCCTTGGGCTGCACTGGCCTCCCAGCATCTTTGTGCTGGTCCCTGGGCGAGAGGCGGTGGCCGGCGGGGTCGTGTGTGGGACGGGCCGCTCCAGGCTGCTACTCGCAGCCCCGCAGGCTCGCGTCCTCGGCAGACTCAGCAGGAGCCTGGCCGCAGGAGCCTGGCCGCGTGTGCACGGCCCCATCTGCTTCTGCACAGAAAGCCCCGCTGCTCCCGTGAGGCACCCAGGCCATCTGAATGTGCGTTCAGTGGGTTCTGGGCTGCTGGGCTGGGGCGGGGTGGCGCCCTGCAGGTTCCTGCCGCACGTTGGCTGCGGGACGCGCTCTCCCCGACGCTGTTGCTCCCCTCTTTCCCCATGAGCGACGGCTTTGCCTGCCCCCGCCCACCGCCCACACGGAGGCGGCTGTGGACGTGGGCACTTAGCAGGTCGGGGGTTTGGCCAGTGTCCGCGAGCGCAGGACGCCTGGGAGGCTTGGAGAGGAAGAGGCCCCCCCCTGGGGTTCCCAGTCTGTTTGAGGAGGGGGGAGCCTCCAGAAAAGACTCCGGGACTCGGAAGACGGCATGTGGCCCAGGGGATGGAGGGGACAGAGTGGAGACCCCCGAGGACGGGAGGCTCCTGGGCAGAGGgaactgtttttttaatttgcaaattttAAGTATGTGGAACAGTGGCGAGAACGGGCCTGCTGTCACCCGGATCCCAGGACATCCTGCACGGTTGCTGCCCCTGCGTCGTTGCATCCCCAAAGCTAAGGACGTTTCCTGCCTCAGCAGGACCTCATTATCATGAGAGAGAACATTGTGAGCAAACTTTGGAAGCAAGAGCAGGGTTTGTTCTGTGTTCTGGAACGAGCGGGTGAGTCATGGCATTGGCCACCCGCCCCTGGCCCCGGGGACAGGGGAGGCCGTCAAGGCCCTGGGGTCCAGGGTCTGGATGAGGTGAGGCCTGGACCCAGGATGCAGGACAAGGTGGGAGGGACAGCCAGAGGAGGGTCTTCAGCATGACCAGCAGCAGGCGAAGGGCGGCGGGCAGCCCCTCCGGATGGCCGGGACGTGCGGGAAGCTGTGGCGTCCAGGCAGATGGACGTGAGGGGACGCGGGGCCTGTGGCCGCTGGGTGGCCTGGGACACCGGCACGGAGCAGGGCTGCCCGGGGGTGGCCCGTAGGGCTGGGCTCCATGTCGGTGGTCCTGGCCGGCCCGCCTGACGTGCCCAGGAGAGGTCAGGCTCtgaggggtggggcctgggcgGGGATCCGGCGACGTGCCGCCCGGGGGCAGCTGGGGACACCGGTGGCCCTCAGAACTGGGAGACGCTGGGTGAGGCCAAGGGCCTGGGGCCGTGGCGGCTCTGGAAGGGGCACCGGAGCGTCACCTCCGTCACCAGCgcggcctcccctccctcccacgaGTGTTTCTGGCTCCACCGACAGAAACACTgaaggttgggggggggggccgTAAACTGCCCGCGTCTCCGCCCAGGCTTCACGTGGCAGAAGCTCCTGGTGCAGTGGGAAAGGGCTCTTGGGCCCCGAGCCATCGTGCCCAGCCCTGCAGGGCGTCGGGGCTGGCGGGGCTGTTGGAGTCCAGCCCGTCTGGAGATCGGTGCCAGCAgatcggggtggggggcagggggaacagCCCGGAGGCCCAGGGGCTTAGTGGCTAGAGACAGGCTCTGGGTTCAAGGCTGGGCTttcccacttcccagctgtgtggctttgagtgagtcacttaacctctctgtgcctcttttcCCTTGTGTGTAAACTGAAGTGCTTTCCTCGTGGGTGGCGGCGAGGACTGAGAAGGTCCCCGGGCGGGCGCTGCACACAGTAGCTGCTGTGCTCTGATCCCATCCAGCCATCATGAGAGGTGCTGACTTCTTCTGGGAAGGCCGTTCCCGAGGTTCGCCAAAGCAGGAGCTCCATCTGCGAGCTCTCTCCTCCGAGGCGCAAAGCCTGTTGTTACAAGGACCTGACGGCCACCAGGGTCCCCAGAGAGTCGCGTGCCCCGTCAAGCTGAGAGGTCAAGGAAGGCGGGAGCTTGGTTTTGCCGTCTGCCTGCAGCTGTACTCTGAGCCCCAGACGGcccaaggggtgtgtgtgtgatgccttCTGTGGCTGCTTCTAGGACAGCACCTTCCAGGGGTCATCCCGTGGGTGGGGAGACGGGAAAGAGGCTCACACACCAGCACGCCCGAGGAGTCGAGTGTGCAGCAGGGTCGTGGGTGTGCACAGAGGAGCCCGAAGCCAACTTTGGGGGAGCTGCGTCGGGAGCAAGCGGCTGCAGGGTCCCCACCGTGTCCTGGAGCAGCACAGCTGCCTCGCCATCCCAGGGTGTCTGGTTAAAGCGCAGATTCTGACTCGGCAGGTCTGGGGCAGGTCCTGAGAGCCTTCCAAGCTGCCGGTCTGCGGACCACTCTGGGTTTGAGGAACAGGTTTAGAGGCAGCGAGGAGGCCAGCCTGTGAGGGAAGGCAGCTGGAGCGAGCAGCACCGCGCCCCCAAGCCCTCCTGGCGTCAGGTCCCCCCAGACGGGGCAGCGTCCCCAGGGGACGGCATCGTGGCCCCGGTGGCCTCAGGCCTAGTGACTGCACAGCAGGAAGGGCCCCCAGGCCCGGCTCAGCCCCGCTCACACCTGGATGCCACACAGGTTCAGGAGTGGGTGCTGTCCTGGTGGAAAGGTTCAGACCACACTCGCGACTTTCTTCCACGAAAGACAGTCCCACCAAAGCGCGATGCCCTGCCCTGGCCAGGTCGTGTCCCTGCTGTGGCCCAGCTCGCTCCGGGAGGCTGGTGATGGCCAAGAGATGGGCCCCTCCCAGCTCCGGACGCCTGACCAGGAGGTGAGCTGGGGTCTGGGCCACAGCGAGGTGAGCACCCTTGGACGGAGCTGGTGATCTCCGTCCCGAGCCGGGGGGCCCGCGGGCCGTGTCACGCCAGTCCATGCAGACGGGGCCTCTTTTTCTGGATTAACTGTGAGGGAGCACAATTAGGCAAAGCACTTTCCTCAGCGCAGTTCCTGCCCTGGAGGATAAGAGGATTAGCTGCACCCTCGGGCTCCGGCACCAGTATTGTGACATTGGCTGGTGGAGCTTCACTAGCCCTCCGGCACATGCCCATCCTCTCTGGGCAGGGGGCTCACAAGGAGAGCCCCCGACAAGTCCCGGCCCTGCCTTTGTGCATCGCGGCAGGTTACCTTCCCTCTCTGAACTGCAGTTTTCACCTGGAATGTGGTTGTAGAAATATTGATCTGCCTTCTCCCCCGCCACGCAGCCCAAGTCTGGGGCTGACTTTTCAAGCCCAGCGAGTGGGTGGCCTCCTGACAGATGCCACCACTGTCTGCTCTCTGGACCTGGGGACCAGGCGCCACACCCCACTGCTGCCGCCCCCTGGGGGGTCCCAGGGCCGAGAGGGGGCAGACGTCTCGTCTTCACCCACCCGGCTCAGCGGGTGACGGGGAGGCTACAAGGGGGCTCCGCACTGCTCCC from the Delphinus delphis chromosome 19, mDelDel1.2, whole genome shotgun sequence genome contains:
- the LOC138413898 gene encoding uncharacterized protein — encoded protein: MSRRLGCWRSWDAVQVGKGTGRPVPCGRALSAGLQPGCVLESAATGVREVYTRVPVDAEWGFLVGPVAQQGLSSEQSRLAGRASLRLRLWEHRALAVRPPSVPTDVAQDAVEQQLPWLQVNNGWEGGSVNYSKKNPALVLQVMSEVAGRGRLRGLWELCGCEQDAHLPALRPGRTAWLLPGKGVGCLGCGSNECAVGLGGGGRPEDTGTAALSRQLLWEPARFQSKRPGCRHCGGLGPVLGPGDFWTDVPDRACARPVAPVRPAHLQGLHPHIWPLAAGIRAAGGRGRDDPPALSTPLCSSAVGRPSARPLASYLLPAGAAALEPGLWAAGPDQPGFLRGAGGAGGPWPPGVPCSTPVIPQASGVSDFLSLAPSFRRLLPHSLCHLQCPSLRLWCFLVNPGPLRPPPPTPQAGTWPGRLYGILLVWSGQHPGALQATCSCWRTHLSVLCVGLLFSPQASSEGHLPERPPHGPTPIYSSSQHPSLAITSPVHLPRTGGPEGRGHAGLVSSVPIGCRGRGGRPAARGDWPGLAAAAL